The following nucleotide sequence is from Zea mays cultivar B73 chromosome 1, Zm-B73-REFERENCE-NAM-5.0, whole genome shotgun sequence.
tgttcgtttgtgccgaATTGGtaggtcggaacgattcctaaccgaATTGCttgtctaatttatataaactttgattaactggaacgattccggttgcaatccgacacaaacgaacaaggcctaaatgatATGGATTCTGGAAAGAGTAGCGAAAGACTTTGGGGGTGGAGTCGGCTGCTTTGTTTTTTGAAAGATTTAGTCGGCTGCTTTGTTGGCAgggctgcaatccatagagataaATACTGTAGAAATTACAAATAGATTAAAACCGCATCGAACAAGTCGGAGAGAGTTGGAGACCATATATGTCACATAGGTCACACATACATACACAAGGGAATGTTTGATTTAAAAAATCACTCCATCTAAGATTAGGTGATGTATTATGAATCAATTTCTTAAATTTAGTGGAACGATGTTATTTGTCatgttagtactaactaactaactatgaagAATAAGATGATGATGAATCAACTTATTTTATtctacaaaccaaataaaaaagtaaaaaaaattaaaaaatgATGAACTATCTTATTTAAAAAAACAGGCGGCCCACAAACGATCGAACATGGCGGTGCCGTTGGCATCAGCATTTCTGCATTTGTTCGTCCTCTATCAGGTTGCCAACAGATCGATGAACAGAGTAATCCATGTCCATATTCAGACGTCACCATCGTTACCGCGTATACGTGTGCGTGCGTGTGTGTAGAACCATATATAGATAGGTTGTTCTAGAGGAACGGTTCGATTTAGATCTAGCCGTCCAAGGTTACACACCAAACACGCTGACGTATTCGTCACTTCGGTCGCTTCGGTCCAGAAAGTCCCCCGTTCACGTTCGTCACGGACTCACAGTGCAGCGCTGCTGGTCATCATCTGACCGTACGTCATTTGCGTGCCGTGAGATAAGTGTCCTCTTCTGTTTgcgagaaagaaagaaaaaaaaaccaaTACTGGTCAGGAGTCAAGACGGGATTGAGGATGACTACGTGATTAGCTGGAGGGTTAGCCCTCCACGTACGTGTGTACTCACTTGTTGCGTACGATCCGGGGAGCAGCAGCTCTATCGATCTACTCTACTCATCTTGCTTTATTagatgagtgcccgtgcgttgcaacgggaatatataatatcaTGGTAATTTATGTACATCTAGACAATGTTAGGTAATACATAAAAACAAACAATATATATACTATCTTTGATCTTAATATCTTATAGGTATGTGCTCGTGCATTGCAACGGAACATAAATTTACATAAATTGACGAGCATCTAATGGCTCAGAGCCCTAGTGACAGGCGACACGAGCGCAATGGTAATGGGAACCCTCATGGGGAACAGTGCCTTGTTGCAGAGGAGCGCGAGTCCGAGCGAGCCACCACTTGACGCCTTGAGCTCCATCGTCCTGTTGTGAGGATGCATTTGCCACGAGCTCCCTATATAAAACAGGTTGTTCAAATCATAATAACTAAAATAATGGTGTGCCAAAACTTTTACTGCTACGCTTAAAGACTCAGACAATACTGACAAAGCTAACATATATCCTTATCTAATTGACTCATTCTTGATGGCAGAAACAATATAGATCAAGCAAGCATATTAAGGTTATAGTATTGGCACAATTACGCTTTCAAGATAATAACAAACCACATGTGTAGCTCAAGGTGTCTTGGCGGTAGGCACGTACAGAAGCGTGGCCTCAGACCCTCAGTGCATTAGAAACATGGAATGGTAACGGTGCCATGGGAATGGTAATGTTAGCCCAATACGAGGTATCCTAAAGCTTCTCATCTTCAAATCTGACGCTATCCACCTTAATCCGTTGAAATTTAGTCACAGTCTTGAGCTGTAGTAGATAAACAAAACATAAATTTATCACAATATTGATGTCGTTGGTCAAACAGACAAATAATGCCTACTTCAACTTGCTCAGAACAGGAAAGGCTGATGGACCTAATAAGATTGTTATTAGGGGCACCAAGCGTAAGATCGACAACGACATCACTGGTAAGATTACTCGCATAATCTCTATTATACAAAGTACTGACATGCAAGCCACAATGATACCAGAGGATCCAAAAGTCTCACGTATAGCAAATGCAATATATTTGTAAACCTCATCTTGATGAATTCACGCTAGTGGACATCGTACCGACGATCAGTAACTGATCATTGTGGAGGCATTTCTAAAACATAATGCAAAAGCATGTTGCTAAGGAAGATAGTAACAATTTTCAGAGAACAGGTCAGCTACAGTACTCATTGGCCATTGCCAAATACAAAAAAAAGAAGCTGATGTGCTAATTAATTTTTAGTAGTATTCAGATCGCCTGGACATTTCAAAACCAAATGGAAGTGCTTCTCCCTCAGACTACAAGGTAAAAAGTAACCTTACAATTGAAGAACCATGACAAAATGTATCCTTTAATTGAATAACTATAATACAAAGCAATACAACGAAAAGCTCTCCTGATATTTCATTGAGTTAGTTATTTTAATCTCAATATATTAATAGATACACTGGTTACTGACAACTACAAATAATATCTTAGAAGACGAATGAGACTTACACAAGCTATTGGACATCATCAACCATCTCCTATATTCTGACCATACAGCTGGACGGAGGGAATGAACTCCATTCTGTAATGAAATATCAAGTTTAGTGATGTAAAAGGATAAACTATTAGGAAAATAGTATTATGGTTTGTAATTTGTTTCGTAGCTTGAATAAAAAATCATGGCAGATCTAGGCATAGACAGTATTAGGGGTGCTTGGTTTAAGGATCAACTCATCCTAGATGAGGAGGTATATCGTGAGTTCATTTCATGAGCCCGGTGGAATCatcccatttgtctctgcaaatatTGGGTCAGTGGAAAAGGACCATATTCATGGGGATCTGACTTTGCCATCCGCCAATGTTTTACTTTCTATAAGCTACAATGGTGCTAATCAAGGAAGTAAATATGAAACCAACCTTCAACCAGGGACTGCTACGGAGGATATGATGGCTTTCGAAGAGCAGAATGCAGACAAGTCTCACTTAGAAGCCTACCAGTTCAAGCGCATCACATACACGGCGACCCATGTACAACAAGGGACCAGGAAGCGCAAGGGAGATGGATGGGAAAGAAATTCGGAGCCAGGAACGAACCAGTGGGCACAGATGGAGTGGGTACAGGTGGACATGGCGGCCACAGCTGCGGCGGGATCGGAAGTCGGCAGCTGCCGCTGCCATGGCAGTTCCAAACCGCCTCGTCTCGCCGCTTGGCCTGTGGCTCCTGATgaactaatatatatatatatatatatatatatatatatatatatatatatatatatatatatgtacatgAAGTTCCCAagagaaaaaaaagaataaaaatgAACAGAGCTAGAACGGATCTGATTTTTTGTTGCTTCCTACACCAGCACAGCTTTCCTTACTTTTCCCCCCGGTCGATGTTCCTAGGAATGCGAATGTCGGTGTCCAAGTGTTGGATCCCTGAATTGATGAATGGATGAAATAGTTCATATATAtcagagacagggtactaaaattgGACACACTTTTACAGCGACGaaacaaaaaaatcatacaaatggAGAACATAAATAAAACAAAATCATTTTTCATGATATCTTCGATTCTGTATACGCATGCCATTTTTAACCATATGATCTATGAATAACAGAAAGCAGGAAACAGCACAGTCACCAAACAGACCTGCGGATACTCGAGGGGCACTCCCCTCTCCCGCAATCGAGACGGTCGTCGCCTGATGCTTGTTCCTTCCTTGTAAAATGGATAAGAAACAATGCAGTTAGGTTTCATAGTCTTCCACACTCCGGTAAGGGAGTGATATACCACTGGAAAAAAAACTACTAACCAAGACTGTAAACTATTTTTTTCCTTTCATCACAAATTAAATTGTAACACCATTATAATGACCATTTTTCTTATATAATTCCCAAACGTATTTTTATGTTCGTGCGTCTGTTTAATAGCCTTGCTGTAAGGAAGAGCAGACTATATGCCTGTACATATGCCAGAACTGAGCAAACTGAATAACACTCCTTTCTCTCAAACTGAATATATGCCTGTAACAGCACGGGTGGAATTTATCTCAAAACTgttaccagaactgagcaaggaaGAGCAGACTTCCTCTCCTATAAGTATATCAATAACGGAAGAAATAGCACTCCTTTCTCTCAAACTGTTACAAAAGCACCCTTTCTCTCAGAATGTTACCAGAACTCAGCAAGGAAGAGCAGACTTCCTCTCCTACCAGTATGTCAATAACAGAAGAAATAGCACTCCTTTCTCTCAAACTATATTGCACGCCATCAAGGCATCAACTATATATTTCAGATAATGCACCCAATAGCTGATGACATTACCATTTTTGCAGATAACTGTCCAAACTGACAATCAAATAAAATGACATACATTAATCTAACATTAGCAGTTTTGCAGATAACTGTCCTAACTAACATGCACCCTAAGAATACATATATGTATAGCTCATCCTAGGTGTAATTTAACGAACAACCTTCTTCACGCGTCTTTCGGAGGAGAGATTAATTCTGTAGGCACAACCTCTCTTGGAGGAGACATTGGTTGCACTATCTGTGAAGATGCAAGCACATCCTCTCCTGGCGGAGGTATTGTAAGCATAATTTCTGAAGATGCAGGCACATCATCACTTGGAGGAGTAATATTGGGTGCTGCCTGTGATGATGTAGGCACTTCTTTAGGAAACCAACCTTTAGTTGTAttattccttggcgctcttttccTACAAATCTCTACAACTAACATGAGTTCAAATGATGTCATATGACAAGGACTAAAAAAACAAAATCGTAACTCTTACTACCTCTTCTTTGTCCCATTTAGTGGGCATTTGGAGCTATTTTTTCTGTGCCCCAATTTTCCACAGCCTGAGCAGTTTTCGGGGCTGGAGCTGGACATCAAGGACAGCAGCCTGGGCGTCACCGCCGGCGAGTCGTCGGATGTCACTGACCCGCTGCTAAACCGGGTAGCGCATGAGTTATATGATTCCATTCCTTGCCAGTTGCCAAATCGGGTAATAAATAACTTACTTGATGAAGTGCTCGGAGATGGTGCCGGAGGCGATGCGACCGAAGAATCCCCAGATGCTGGTCATGGAGATGAAGAGGGAGACGTCGACGTAGCCCATGGCCACGCCCATCTGCCCCAGGTTGTTCATCACGGCCAGCCCTATGCCCACGCCCATCAGGAACGACGCGAACATCAGCCAGAAGTCCAGCGACGTGAGCGTCTGCGCGATCGTGTGCTCCTCCCCGAGCCGCGACCGCTCTCCGAGAGCACGCACCTCCTTCGCCACGAGAAGCAGCGGCGCGGCCGCGGCCACCAAGGAGTCCGCCTCACGGAAGGGGCGGTGGAGGCATGGGGAGGTTCGCGACAGAGTGGATCTACAGGCAGGAGGGGTTGCAGCGGCCCACGAGGCGGGAGGAGGAGTTCTTGGGCGATGGAGGCGGAGGTTGCGCGGATGCGGCAACTGGCGGAGGTCGGTTGACGGATCAGATGGCGGATGATTCGCCGCGAGCGGGAGCTTGGGCGATGGAGGCGGAGGTTGCCCGGATGCGGCAGCTGGCGAAGGTCGGTTGGCGGATCAGATGGCGGGTGATTCGCCGCGGAGGGGAATCGCGGCGGGGGTCGGTTGCGCTTGCGCGTGATCTGCGGGCAGGGAATCGTGGCGTTCGGTTGCGGCGATTTTCGCGGGGGTTGAGCGCGCGGTAGCAGGAGGAGTTTGGTAGCGGCGGGGGTAGTCTACGTTCCcctcttaatagttgtagagattGCTGCTCCGTGCCTCCGTCCTATCTAGCAAGCGAGCGAGCAAAGGTCCCGTGTTAGTGGTGGACGTGTTAGTGGTGGACGCAGAACAAGAATTTATGAAAGGTCAAAAAAACCACATGAAAATTAAAGTCTGTTAGTTCGCTAAACTCGTGGATTGACGGGGACAAGTGCTATCGTTGCTGGGTCCATGGCTAGGGCTGGACAAAATGCTCGTGGCTCGCTGGCTCGCTCATTTcgtggtcagctcggctcggctcggatcggctcgtttgaattttgtcacgagctgagctgacatcctagctcggttcgttaacgagccagctcgcgagctaaacgagctaccatattctaataaaacgaaactatatacatatcatttatagaataattgatgaacatgttatatatatgtgaggtgtctatgacctatgaattaaactaatgattaatgaactatgtctatgtgttaatttggtatatgcaaatataattatgggttaaactgatgaacatgcatgtgaattgtgaattaatgagtggtgaattgtgctaatttggtgttatattgacatggtttgtgaaactatgagtataattactatttttattgttaaattagtttgaaattaactaaaaaataattattatatacattttatttttttctgctctggctcgcgagctaaacgagccagctcgagctcgtaaacgagccgagccgagccgagctgactctgtggctcgttaccttaacgagccgagccgagctggctcgttagcttaacgagccagctcgaactcggacgagccgagccgagctggctcgttatccacccctatCCATGGCACCTCGACACCACAAGCTATAGCATCGAGGTACTACCATATTATGAGTAGGTAAAGTTTACACTATTTATAATGTAATATCTCGGCGCTATAATCTTTGTTGCCGGTCATGTAACCTCGCCGTAAGTGCTCACGGTGCCGACATGTAGGGTCCAAATACGCTATCACTCCCATCAAAATATAAACATAAAATTTTAATAAAAAAAGTCGTCCACCAAAACTCCTCCAAGGCTCCAACTACTAACCTGCTACCATTTTCTCCATTAATTTATTTTCACTATTTTCCTTAAATTAATTTTTATCAATAAAGATACAAAATACATACAAGTACTACTTTCCAACCACCAAATTGAGCCTTGATCGTATAGAAAACAACTACATGGCTTACGAGGACTGAACAGAAcatatgaatttgataaactaccgCGTCAGAGGCGAGCACGAGTGTAATTTTCACTTGTGGACGGATGCCGACCTGAGCATGCCCAGCTGATTTTTTCACTTGCGAGGACGGATGCCGAGTTGCCGCCGACCTGAAAAGCTCCGCTCGGCAGATTTGTCTGGACGGTGCGGTGCACTTCGGTATGGGTGGAcattttaaaaccgaaaaccgaacttgAATCTGAACCGAACTATTTGGGTTTTCAGGTTCAGGTTCGGTTCCTATATATGCTATATTTCAGAGTAAgagttcgggttcggttcctaacgtTTAAAACCCGAATAGATCGAATAACTCGAAATATAAAAAAAACTCTTAATATGTGATgatattattatatgatttatgaacttattagataaaaataatgatatcatcttaataataatatatatatcTTTGTATGCTATTTTTTATAGTTACttgttgtaataataatactttcaattaattatttattgtatatattttaacaaaagaTACTAGTCTCTCTACTATTCGGGTCTATTCGGTGGACCAAATAGACTGAACCgaaattgtgagtctattcgggttcgaTTCCTAAAATAATTTTGAAAATTTCGGTTCTCATTTTTCAGAACCCAAAATTTCACAAACCAGAATAGACCGAACTgaattaccctaatagaccgaatgcccagccctacacTACGACACCATGATTTGTTCTCTCTCAATACTTCACGTCCAAATGATTGATATATGGTATTTTTTTCTGCTAAATTTTCACTTATCTATTAATTAGCCAACTAACTAGACACCTTCAGCTAATTTAAGTGAATTTCTAGTCCAATTAGTGATTAAGTGTAGCTCGTCCAATAAACCCTAATAAGTAAAAGTTACTGTTATGCTATTGCTATGTAATTAGGGCAAGTATTTAGTGAACACGACGTCTCCTTTTGGGACCTGACGACACACTCACGTTGCTTCAACGCTTTTTTGGGCAGAGGAACACCCACTTTTTGGACAAACGTGATGGCACGCACTTAAGCTTGGTCTGGATTGGAATTGGAAGTAAGAAACGCACAGGTCAACCAGATCATGTATGTATGTGTCCCCCCACCCACCCACGGGAATATATGAGATCAACATCTTTTTGTTGCTTTGGATCCCCATCAACACCTTTTTTGTTGTTGTTGCCTCTACCCTAGCTTTAAGCTAATTTCTCCTTACCGTAAGAAGAAACGCTAACGGTGACTTGTGCTAGTAATTAATAAGGGAGACGAGGCGGTTTCACTGTCACCGTGGTGGTGATTCCTTCCACTAGCTAATCCCAGTGCTAACCCGCTCTTTGAAAATTGCATTATCCTCAGTACAAACGCGATCACAGATGATGGTGACGGGTAAGCAACCACGAGACTAGCTACTGGCGTTTGGGGTGTATATGAACCGGTAGCTGGACCAAGTCGTCAGTAATAACAAAAAAAGATGATACGATGTGCATGCCCACGTCATATTTGCAAATGTAATTCTAAATATTACTAGTAGTCTGTCGCTATGTACTTCCGCACACCAccgaaaagaaaagggaaagacaTGGCGCTCAATTTGCAGCCGGACATGGCGCTCAATTTGCCCTCCGATCCCGGCCAGCCAACGCCCCATACCCCACGGCACCGCCAGGCCTCGTCCGGACCCCCCGACCGCCGGAAGGATCCCGGCCGCCGGTTTCTCCACGGGCGCGGGATGCGTCTCCCCGATCCGGACGTTGTGGCTTATCATTGCTGTTCAATTCATGAAGCCAGCCGCCTGCTCGTGCTTGTTCGGTTTAAAATAGATTAAGCCGGATTAGATGGATTAAATACTCTCATATACAAATTTGTATAGAAGAGAATTTAATTTTCTTCAATTTTCTCAATCCATTCTAATAAAATAAGTTTTACTTATTCTCTAAGGACTGATTTGATGACTAAAGATTAAAAGGGATCTACGAGAGAAATTACTTATTCAAAATAACAAGAGGATTTCTCCTCGTAGATTTCCGGTGATTCCTAATCATCAAACCAGCCCTAATTTTTACCAAAATTTATATAAGATACTAATTTTCTTAGCTAatcaatatgtgaataatgtaaaATATTTCCCAACAGCTTCCTCAATCTGATTTGCTGAGAGATTCTGATATTTGCTATCAGCAAGAAACAGGTTTGTAAAATTGCCATCAGGTCCACATTTCATAGACCCAGCTGGACCCACAATTCATAGATGCAGTGGTAATTATAACAAGAAGACAACATTGTAGATGCAGTGGTAATTATAACAAGAAGACAACATTGTGAGTGGCAAAAATCCAATTATCTCCTGATTTGCCTCCATTAAACATAAATCGTGGCCGCTCGAGCTGAGCCCACTCCCCATTCCTCGATCCATTCGTCTCCAGATATATAGAATCATCGCGTCTGCCACCACCTGCAGCACCCTCTCCGCTTCGTCCTCCCTCGGTCCTCCGTCCGCCATTGTTGCTTGGCTGGCTTGCTCAAGCCAGCCGTGTGCGTCGTCGTTGCTTCTGCGGGCACTCCTCCACCACTTGGTAGAATATAACTCGCTGACAAGTTGGAGGCCGGAGGCggagagggagcaggagcaggataaGCTTGGCAGTCGGCACAGCAGATAGGGGGCCTGATTAGATTAAATCATTAGAGATAGATAAAAGACACAGACATGGAGTGTGCTGCCGTCAAGTAACAGCGCAGCTGGCTGGTTGCGGGCCCCTGCTGATCTGGGGCTGGGTGGCAGTGGCACGGACGCCGTCGCTTTCGATCGACGGGGGAGCTGAGGGCTCCCTGCTCTGCCGCCGCACCGGCACCGCGCCCACTTCACCGCATCGCCGCGCGGATTCGTCCTTACTTGATCGAGACGACTAGCTATACTATAACCTAGCCTGCCCCCTCACCCGGTCACCCCTCCTCGCTCGACCGACTCTATAAATATATATAAACCTCGCGCAGCGCAGGGCATGCATCGTCTAGAGCCATCCTCTTCTTCTAGTCTTTTTCCTCGTGCTGCTGGGCAGGGCTGTTGCTCCATCCTTCCACGACCGCCGGCGCTGCTCTGCCTCGCCGTACCGCTTTCCCGACGAGGCGTCCCGGCCGGATCGCTCACATGGGGGTGGCGATGAAACTGCTTGCACGAGTGAGTCCCCAACGTTTTggccaaaaataaataaataaataaaaataaattaaaGAACAGAACGGAGGACTTGTTGCATTCGTATTTCTTTCTGCGCTTGTTCACAGTCCCACGGGTTTTGTTCTCTTGCTAGCACTACCGCCCGGCGGGTCTCGCCGTCCACGTCCTCATCACCGTCTTCTTCCTCGAACCACCACCCTCTTGTGCTGCGCGCCTGCGCCTGCGCTGTGCTCGCTCGCGCACTAACCGCGCGGGAGCAGTAAGTAGTAATAACCCAGCTGTACCCGTAATTCTCGCCGGAGGAGAACAGGACAGGATCCATCACGGACGAGGGTTGCTTTCGCCGCGCCGCGCCGGAAGGCAACAATCGGGGACGACGATCGGATCGTCACGGAGGGAAACAGGATATTATCGGGCGGGAGGGGGTGGCTGTGGCCTGTGGCTCGCATCGAAGGTGCCAATGGCGGGCGCG
It contains:
- the LOC103644008 gene encoding uncharacterized protein — translated: MRATGHSHPLPPDNILFPSVTIRSSSPIVAFRRGAAKATLVRDGSCPVLLRRELRAPYLLCRLPSLSCSCSLSASGLQLVSELYSTKWWRSARRSNDDAHGWLEQASQATMADGGPREDEAERVLQVVADAMILYIWRRMDRGMGSGLSSSGHDLCLMEANQEIIGFLPLTMLSSCYNYHCIYNVVFLL